One Nitrosomonas sp. PY1 DNA window includes the following coding sequences:
- a CDS encoding ABC transporter permease: MHTRSLLSQWYELIDDHNTKRLVLTGDYTLTTLRKVLSDLTAELTQHQVNYANLEWDLTNIQQMDSVGISLLWRIWQAQRPKFIHLRPEQEQMLVRLEQLTPPIDRKKSIDVLSPIVNLGNVAAQFWRMIIGLIALVGQLFLDMLYLIRHPANIPWREISANIYRAGAQALGITALVGFLIGVVISYLASKQLQLFGADIFIVNLLGMSIIRELGPMLAAILVAGRSGSAMTAQLGVMRVTQELDALSVMGISHSQRLILPKILGLGIAMPLLVAWTSAMALIGGIVAAEIQLGLSYQYFLSALPDSVPIANLWLGLSKGVVCGMTIGLIACYFGLKIKPNTESLGIGTTSSVVTAITIVIIIDAIFAIMFSHIGIR; encoded by the coding sequence ATGCATACTCGATCTTTATTATCGCAATGGTATGAACTGATCGACGATCACAATACCAAGCGTTTAGTATTAACAGGTGATTATACTCTTACAACACTGCGTAAGGTATTGTCAGATTTAACGGCTGAATTGACTCAGCACCAAGTCAATTATGCAAATTTAGAATGGGATTTAACCAACATTCAGCAAATGGACTCCGTTGGAATTAGCCTTCTTTGGCGTATCTGGCAAGCACAACGACCAAAGTTCATTCATCTCCGCCCTGAACAAGAACAAATGCTTGTACGGCTTGAACAATTAACACCCCCTATCGATAGGAAGAAATCGATCGATGTCTTATCGCCTATTGTTAATCTCGGTAACGTAGCAGCACAATTCTGGCGGATGATCATAGGCCTTATTGCATTAGTTGGTCAGTTATTTTTGGACATGCTCTACTTGATCAGACATCCGGCAAATATCCCCTGGCGAGAAATTTCCGCCAATATCTACCGTGCCGGCGCGCAAGCTTTAGGAATTACCGCGCTGGTTGGGTTCTTGATTGGTGTCGTAATTAGCTATTTAGCTTCTAAGCAATTACAGTTATTTGGTGCTGATATCTTTATCGTGAATTTATTAGGAATGAGCATTATTCGTGAGTTAGGTCCTATGCTTGCAGCTATTCTTGTTGCTGGTCGTTCGGGTTCAGCAATGACAGCTCAGCTAGGAGTAATGCGCGTCACACAAGAGTTAGATGCTCTGTCTGTAATGGGAATTTCGCATAGTCAGCGCTTAATACTACCGAAAATACTAGGGCTCGGTATCGCTATGCCCTTACTAGTAGCTTGGACAAGCGCGATGGCGCTAATCGGAGGAATTGTAGCTGCTGAGATACAATTGGGCCTGAGCTATCAATATTTTTTGTCGGCATTACCAGACTCGGTACCCATTGCCAATTTATGGTTAGGGTTAAGTAAAGGCGTGGTATGTGGCATGACAATTGGATTAATTGCCTGTTATTTTGGTCTAAAAATCAAACCCAATACGGAAAGTCTGGGAATAGGCACGACTTCTTCGGTGGTGACGGCTATCACGATAGTTATCATCATCGATGCCATTTTTGCTATCATGTTTTCACATATTGGAATTCGCTAA
- a CDS encoding N-acetylmuramoyl-L-alanine amidase: MAKSEKNLNYFLHASCFVFAKKILASAFLLILLFSLIDIHQTVLAADENLQSVNVGLTPNYTRITLESKQQIQYELSTLENPHRVILDLSNIKLSNTLGALTQKVNAIDPLVQKIRIGQFKPAIVRLVFDLKANVIPHAFVLKPQDGFSHRLVLDIYHPDKASKLNTPYKKFSNRKTDYEPDGLDELVNVLLLNEPSKKLAQTQAQRPHPKPEKNDSHANRVGNNSTTKNQNRKAVMVPKIIVVAIDAGHGGKDPGAIGYQGTQEKDITLAIARKLKERIDKEPNMRAVLTRNGDYYISLPQRRINARRANADLFVSIHADANPKSHAHGSSVFTLSEHGASSTTASWLANKENSVDNDLMGGIDITSKSRDIKELLLDLSLNAAINDSSKLADEVLQQLGKINHLHKRNVEQAGFAVLKSPDIPSILVETAFLSNPKEEEKLRSQDYQNKMANAVFLGIKGYFASNPAMTRAEISR; this comes from the coding sequence TTGGCGAAATCAGAAAAAAACTTGAATTATTTTTTGCATGCGAGTTGCTTTGTCTTCGCAAAGAAAATTCTTGCGTCAGCTTTTTTGTTAATCCTATTGTTCAGTTTGATAGACATTCATCAAACTGTACTTGCAGCCGATGAAAACCTCCAATCTGTTAATGTTGGATTGACACCAAACTATACACGCATCACTTTGGAATCCAAGCAACAAATTCAGTATGAATTAAGTACACTGGAAAATCCGCATCGAGTTATTTTAGATCTCAGCAACATCAAGCTTTCCAATACGCTAGGAGCACTCACACAAAAAGTGAATGCGATCGATCCACTGGTGCAAAAGATTCGGATAGGACAATTCAAGCCTGCTATTGTTCGCTTGGTATTTGACTTAAAAGCTAATGTAATACCTCACGCTTTTGTTTTGAAGCCTCAAGATGGTTTTTCGCATCGATTGGTACTCGATATTTATCACCCTGACAAAGCAAGCAAGTTAAATACTCCTTACAAAAAATTTTCCAATAGAAAAACTGATTACGAACCGGATGGCCTGGATGAACTTGTAAACGTTCTGTTGTTAAATGAACCATCGAAAAAATTAGCACAAACACAAGCCCAACGCCCTCATCCTAAACCTGAAAAAAATGATTCCCATGCGAATCGAGTTGGGAACAATTCAACAACAAAAAATCAAAATCGTAAAGCAGTCATGGTTCCCAAAATCATTGTTGTTGCTATTGACGCCGGCCATGGAGGCAAAGATCCTGGAGCAATTGGTTATCAAGGCACACAAGAGAAGGATATTACTTTGGCCATCGCCCGGAAATTGAAGGAAAGAATTGATAAAGAGCCTAATATGCGAGCTGTTTTGACTCGAAATGGGGATTATTATATTTCATTGCCGCAGCGTCGTATTAATGCACGCCGCGCAAATGCGGATTTATTTGTTTCAATTCACGCAGACGCCAATCCTAAATCACATGCGCATGGTTCATCGGTATTCACACTTTCCGAACATGGCGCTTCATCGACTACTGCAAGCTGGCTGGCAAACAAAGAAAATAGCGTCGATAACGACTTAATGGGTGGTATAGACATCACATCGAAATCACGCGATATCAAAGAGCTATTATTAGATTTATCCTTGAATGCAGCAATCAATGATAGCTCCAAGCTGGCTGATGAAGTATTGCAGCAACTCGGAAAAATTAATCACTTACACAAAAGAAATGTTGAACAAGCCGGTTTTGCAGTATTGAAATCACCTGATATTCCATCAATCCTAGTTGAAACTGCATTTCTTAGTAATCCCAAAGAAGAGGAAAAATTGCGTAGCCAGGATTATCAAAATAAAATGGCGAACGCTGTTTTCTTAGGCATCAAAGGATATTTCGCCAGCAATCCCGCTATGACTCGGGCGGAAATATCACGCTAG
- the tsaE gene encoding tRNA (adenosine(37)-N6)-threonylcarbamoyltransferase complex ATPase subunit type 1 TsaE, whose product MLSNSAHSDSNHRNGVYYLADEAAMLDFGNNFAPFLQIGLIVTLIGNLGAGKTTLVRGILHGLGYQGIVKSPTYNLVEIYKISRLYLYHFDFYRFADFHEWEEAGFREYFNSTSICFVEWPEKTGNLLPSADLEFSIEILEAGRNITIKTGTDAGKRCLEHWRNQKKT is encoded by the coding sequence ATGCTATCAAACTCCGCGCATTCCGATTCGAATCATCGAAATGGAGTTTATTATCTTGCTGATGAAGCTGCCATGTTGGATTTTGGCAACAATTTCGCGCCTTTCCTACAAATCGGCTTAATCGTCACTTTAATAGGTAATCTGGGCGCGGGCAAAACAACTCTTGTGCGAGGCATTTTACACGGACTTGGTTATCAAGGGATAGTCAAGAGTCCGACCTACAATTTAGTTGAAATCTATAAAATTTCTAGGTTATACTTGTATCATTTTGATTTTTATAGATTCGCTGATTTCCACGAGTGGGAGGAAGCAGGTTTTCGGGAATATTTTAATTCAACATCAATTTGTTTTGTTGAATGGCCAGAAAAAACCGGAAATCTCTTGCCAAGCGCAGATTTAGAGTTTTCTATAGAAATTCTTGAAGCGGGTCGCAACATAACGATTAAAACGGGTACAGATGCTGGGAAACGGTGCTTAGAACATTGGCGAAATCAGAAAAAAACTTGA
- the queG gene encoding tRNA epoxyqueuosine(34) reductase QueG, with amino-acid sequence MIDYAALASNIKAWGKALGFHDVRIANAQADMLQIESELQEWLNNGFHGDMDYMAKHGTKRTRPAELEPRTQRVISVCMNYTPPDAHNSWDVINNAQKAFISRYALGRDYHKVLRARLQKLADKITDEIGSFNYRVFSDSAPVMEVAWARQSGLGWRGKHTLLLSRQAGSMFFLAEMYTDLPLLVDEATTNQYCGSCTRCIDVCPTQAIVAPYQVDARRCISYLTIELKGSIPEDLRPLIGNRIYGCDDCQLVCPWNKFAHLTAEKDFHVRNGLDNVTLVELFAWSQQVFESRLAGSPIRRIGYSQWLRNIAVGLGNAPYSSEIVQVLQARQDDSSALVREHVQWALKQQELKRLHKNESGITSKC; translated from the coding sequence ATGATTGATTATGCCGCATTGGCTAGTAACATAAAAGCTTGGGGAAAAGCGCTTGGTTTCCATGATGTGCGTATTGCCAATGCGCAAGCCGATATGCTGCAGATTGAATCTGAATTACAGGAATGGTTAAACAATGGCTTCCACGGTGACATGGATTATATGGCAAAACATGGCACCAAGCGTACGCGTCCGGCAGAACTAGAACCACGAACACAGCGCGTTATATCAGTCTGTATGAATTATACGCCACCTGATGCGCATAATAGCTGGGATGTTATCAATAATGCACAAAAAGCTTTTATTTCACGTTATGCGCTTGGGCGTGATTATCACAAGGTATTGCGTGCGCGGTTGCAAAAACTAGCGGATAAAATTACCGATGAAATCGGTTCATTCAATTATCGTGTTTTTTCAGATAGTGCGCCAGTGATGGAAGTAGCTTGGGCGCGACAATCGGGTTTAGGTTGGCGTGGAAAGCATACTTTACTGCTTTCACGTCAGGCGGGTTCAATGTTTTTCCTTGCAGAGATGTATACTGATCTACCGTTGCTCGTTGATGAAGCAACGACTAATCAGTATTGCGGTAGTTGTACTCGATGTATTGATGTTTGCCCAACACAGGCTATTGTAGCTCCTTACCAGGTCGATGCGCGGCGTTGCATTTCCTATTTGACAATTGAATTAAAAGGCAGCATCCCCGAAGATTTAAGACCTTTGATTGGTAATCGTATCTACGGATGCGATGATTGCCAGTTAGTGTGTCCATGGAATAAGTTTGCACATCTGACTGCAGAAAAAGATTTTCACGTACGCAATGGTTTGGATAATGTCACATTGGTGGAATTATTCGCCTGGAGTCAGCAAGTATTCGAGTCTCGGTTGGCTGGAAGTCCTATTCGTCGTATCGGTTATTCGCAATGGTTGCGTAATATCGCGGTTGGCCTAGGTAACGCACCTTATTCAAGCGAAATAGTTCAGGTATTGCAAGCTCGGCAAGATGATTCGTCTGCATTGGTACGTGAGCATGTGCAATGGGCGCTCAAGCAACAAGAGCTCAAGCGGTTACATAAAAATGAATCTGGAATTACATCAAAATGTTAA
- a CDS encoding DUF547 domain-containing protein: MMTITQLILALLLCFASHNVLANRFDHLVWDELLRAHVVTKNQGQTSQVNYLGIAQYHSQLQQYLSQLAKVKKSNFFNWNQSEQLAFLINAYNAATIEMILRSYSSLFVLRAYAPVTLSWKSRLISMLKNQRELGFISLFGTVLSLNDVEDMIRQPGNFDEPRIHFALHQGSIGSPALLNRAYTGIELENQLEKATRNFLSDRSRNRYNEETKRLEVSEIFDWYSEDFERGWHGWSSLRQFFTHYRDSLADTPQARESVEEYADIQFLEFNWLLNEN, encoded by the coding sequence ATGATGACGATTACGCAATTAATATTGGCATTATTATTATGTTTCGCCTCACACAACGTTCTGGCAAATCGTTTTGACCATTTAGTGTGGGATGAATTGCTGCGTGCGCATGTCGTCACAAAAAACCAAGGGCAAACCAGCCAGGTAAATTATCTCGGAATAGCGCAATATCATAGTCAGTTGCAGCAATATCTGTCTCAACTTGCAAAAGTCAAAAAAAGTAATTTCTTCAACTGGAATCAATCAGAACAATTGGCTTTCTTGATCAACGCTTACAATGCAGCCACCATAGAAATGATCCTTAGAAGCTATTCTTCACTTTTTGTCCTGAGAGCTTACGCACCAGTAACTCTTTCATGGAAATCTCGCCTAATCTCTATGTTAAAAAACCAGCGAGAATTAGGCTTCATCTCGTTATTCGGGACAGTTCTTTCATTAAATGATGTTGAAGACATGATACGCCAGCCTGGAAATTTTGATGAACCGCGCATTCATTTCGCGCTCCATCAAGGATCCATCGGCAGTCCAGCGCTGCTGAATCGCGCATATACCGGCATAGAACTGGAAAACCAGTTGGAAAAAGCAACGCGTAATTTCCTATCGGACCGCTCGCGCAACCGCTACAACGAAGAAACGAAAAGGCTAGAGGTTTCAGAAATCTTCGACTGGTATAGTGAAGATTTTGAACGTGGGTGGCATGGCTGGTCTAGTCTTAGACAATTCTTTACGCACTATCGCGACAGCCTAGCCGATACCCCACAAGCTCGCGAATCAGTTGAAGAATATGCCGACATTCAATTTCTTGAGTTCAATTGGCTGCTCAACGAAAATTAA
- a CDS encoding inositol phosphate phosphatase SopB yields the protein MTKKQRFAQQQSSNPVAKTPKPAATTNSDFQSSARPIANSLQRVRGNPGYLSPADILQLQRTIGNRAVGVLLAGYTAQSPIIQAKLTVNAPGDKYEQEADRVAEQVMRMPAVQPEELEKVDKPVIMTLTETQRDGNGSFEVDGVFERQLAASQGSGQPLPQGLRDEFSTKFGNDFSNVRIHTDSQADRLNQSIHAKAFTTEQDVFFRAGEYNPDSQSGRKLIAHELTHVLQQSSSDNRSMKMGSMPNMSLIQREYDPSDVQKVTLGKLYKMKQCWYEAAKNLIREKLKDKPYINATLENATRRINDYEVASNICEGMFNNENPVIDEDELEQHFPKNLPAQLYREIANVFHEDANSVKEALRNSYIRVLNSRDWVPIVKEMNFGSDQNPDIFTSTITPVNENYDITYGSRLGKRYGQTGFNSMSTKNRLTDMDPKEQNRTTNLAYTEYRAGGANADGKVLFAAFRSGSLSGKSIKSDQDPQANWKVTLENTKELLQAMVIKHLQHVDSTERFNLLNRVSVASIPVTSISLQSGGLGAEGGQIKEQLRALMAFDYESSGKEHTMEIVRNYNGAPTKKYIKVRFNVIALNMGVNAQGWTAPGALTQNSKAIAKLGVAVKDYFTMSRRALIEHRGSLVGKRVAEQSPINNQIKEIKNNNKKIEQLWKKISAGKGEISSYKMSSRIANLAFLLGHMVHFNCKSGKDRTGVQDVESKYLAHRMHRAAENQNPQKQLVPKHKLADESQRDDFKKMLFESGSLEMQEYNTGGQGYKIAPQASTLHTVMGSITAPTFLTLPYTAMMGLDRELMYRIGGDKVLKEIQGLQRYTDIDKI from the coding sequence ATGACCAAAAAACAACGATTCGCGCAACAACAATCGAGCAATCCGGTTGCTAAAACGCCGAAACCGGCTGCTACTACCAATTCAGATTTTCAGTCCTCTGCCAGACCGATCGCAAATTCATTGCAACGCGTGCGTGGCAATCCGGGATATCTCTCACCTGCCGATATTCTTCAGTTACAGCGCACGATCGGAAACCGGGCAGTGGGGGTTTTGCTGGCAGGATATACTGCCCAATCTCCTATTATTCAGGCTAAACTCACCGTCAACGCACCTGGCGATAAATACGAGCAAGAAGCGGATCGAGTGGCGGAGCAAGTGATGCGAATGCCAGCGGTGCAGCCGGAAGAACTTGAAAAAGTTGATAAACCAGTAATTATGACCCTGACGGAGACACAACGAGATGGCAATGGTTCTTTTGAAGTAGATGGCGTTTTTGAGCGGCAATTGGCGGCTAGCCAAGGTAGCGGACAACCATTGCCGCAGGGCTTAAGAGATGAATTTAGTACCAAGTTTGGCAATGATTTTAGCAATGTCAGGATTCATACAGATAGCCAAGCCGACCGGCTAAATCAATCCATTCATGCCAAGGCGTTTACTACGGAACAAGACGTATTTTTTCGCGCTGGTGAATACAATCCTGATAGTCAATCTGGACGGAAGCTAATAGCTCATGAGCTGACGCATGTTCTGCAACAATCGAGCAGTGATAACAGATCAATGAAAATGGGTAGCATGCCGAATATGTCATTGATTCAGCGGGAATACGATCCGAGTGATGTTCAAAAAGTCACTCTTGGTAAGCTCTATAAAATGAAACAGTGCTGGTACGAAGCCGCAAAAAATCTAATTCGAGAAAAGCTTAAAGACAAACCCTATATAAATGCTACACTAGAAAATGCTACACGACGTATTAATGACTACGAAGTAGCGTCTAACATATGTGAAGGAATGTTTAATAATGAAAATCCTGTGATCGATGAAGATGAGCTAGAACAGCATTTTCCTAAGAATCTACCGGCACAACTTTATAGAGAAATTGCTAATGTTTTTCATGAAGATGCTAATTCAGTTAAGGAAGCGCTTAGAAATAGCTATATCAGGGTGTTAAACAGCCGGGACTGGGTTCCTATTGTTAAGGAAATGAATTTTGGTTCTGATCAAAATCCTGACATTTTTACAAGCACCATAACTCCTGTTAATGAAAACTATGATATTACTTATGGCAGCAGATTAGGGAAACGTTATGGCCAGACTGGTTTTAACAGTATGTCCACCAAGAATCGTTTGACAGATATGGATCCTAAAGAGCAAAACCGTACGACTAATCTTGCTTATACGGAATATCGTGCTGGTGGAGCAAATGCGGACGGCAAAGTGCTTTTTGCCGCTTTTAGAAGTGGATCGTTGTCTGGAAAGTCTATCAAAAGTGACCAGGATCCTCAGGCTAACTGGAAAGTTACTTTGGAAAATACTAAAGAATTGTTGCAAGCGATGGTCATAAAACATCTACAACATGTTGACTCAACGGAACGGTTTAATTTGTTGAATCGAGTATCTGTTGCATCTATTCCTGTGACGTCGATCAGTCTCCAATCAGGTGGGTTGGGTGCCGAAGGCGGGCAAATAAAAGAACAATTGCGGGCGCTAATGGCGTTTGACTATGAGTCGAGCGGTAAAGAGCACACTATGGAGATAGTCCGCAACTACAATGGTGCGCCAACTAAAAAGTATATTAAAGTCAGATTTAACGTTATCGCATTGAATATGGGAGTCAATGCGCAAGGTTGGACTGCACCCGGAGCGCTAACCCAAAATTCGAAAGCGATTGCTAAATTAGGTGTTGCAGTAAAAGATTATTTCACCATGTCAAGAAGAGCTTTAATCGAACATAGGGGAAGCTTAGTAGGAAAAAGAGTTGCTGAGCAATCTCCAATAAATAATCAAATTAAGGAAATAAAGAATAATAATAAAAAGATTGAGCAACTATGGAAAAAAATTTCAGCCGGAAAAGGGGAAATTTCCAGCTATAAAATGTCTTCCAGAATTGCCAATCTTGCTTTTTTGTTGGGTCATATGGTCCATTTCAATTGTAAGAGCGGTAAAGATCGTACTGGAGTACAGGATGTCGAATCAAAATATCTGGCACATCGGATGCATCGGGCGGCAGAAAATCAAAATCCTCAGAAACAATTGGTACCTAAACATAAGTTAGCAGATGAAAGCCAGCGAGACGACTTTAAAAAAATGCTTTTTGAAAGCGGCAGCCTGGAAATGCAGGAATACAATACAGGTGGTCAGGGCTATAAAATCGCTCCACAGGCTTCAACCCTGCATACTGTGATGGGAAGCATAACTGCACCGACTTTTCTAACGCTACCTTATACAGCAATGATGGGTTTGGACCGGGAGCTCATGTATCGGATTGGTGGGGATAAAGTGCTTAAAGAAATCCAGGGGCTGCAACGATATACTGATATTGACAAGATTTAA
- a CDS encoding tail fiber domain-containing protein, producing the protein MANDIKRLNYFTGQFLEAQDFQDEQKYHIEMRRRLNRLLYSPGAVENGFEVEKIGDKRIRINAGFAIDALGQELFLTTLLEKDIDFKSNAVVYVALCYHQETTDSISEKDFPGEIRITEQPAIQFLDKAPEGDDAGVKILIAKLELDGNGNIKIIDMSVRQMANIKVGGRLGIGTTSPASKLTVAASLQDGESHIMQNVANSGITIECPNEILDKYMPGLVWRTTDKNATKPKGGIWLSEHFNGSKLYLGTSNNWTTGITNKALTINHDGNVGIGTTDPGNYRLKVAGTLNVTGDVSIDASSSLSFGSTTRQMINLFSSGYGIGVQANTQYFRTNQNFAWYKGGAHNDTQLDPGKNGTVQMVIKDGNVGIGTTEPLSALSVVGGLAVGGTYAKTNAAPADGLLVEGSVGIGISSPKKRLHIESGELRIKASHNETTADIAAFYANNLAQGIGIGYNRIQAIGNNKDQDILLEPKGTGSVSIGTSSALSFGSTTRQMINLWKSGYGIGVQDYTQYFRTEQNFAWYKGGAHNDGQLDPGKNGTVQMVIKDGNVGIGTTDPGSLKLKVEGDAYITGKLWATTQLFHWADGGWRALDNKAGNMTGNVPNQSAPSDLRFKTDFRPILSALDKVLKLHGKYYRWGEEGLNFFTRNISKGLIAGPNATEEDNQKLWETERLKAYKALSGDQIGLIAQDLETVVPELVTEDEEGYKYIDYQHLIALLVEAIKEQNEQIKALALKVAS; encoded by the coding sequence ATGGCAAATGATATTAAACGGCTTAATTATTTTACCGGTCAGTTTTTGGAAGCACAGGACTTTCAAGACGAACAAAAATACCACATCGAGATGCGGCGGCGGCTTAACCGGCTGCTGTACAGTCCCGGCGCAGTTGAAAACGGATTTGAGGTAGAAAAAATCGGCGATAAAAGAATCCGCATAAACGCCGGATTTGCCATTGACGCATTGGGACAGGAGCTTTTTTTAACCACGCTGCTGGAAAAGGATATCGATTTTAAATCAAACGCCGTTGTTTATGTGGCGCTTTGTTATCACCAAGAAACCACAGATTCGATTTCAGAGAAAGATTTTCCCGGTGAAATCCGCATTACCGAACAGCCGGCGATCCAATTTTTGGATAAAGCGCCAGAAGGTGATGATGCCGGTGTGAAGATTCTCATCGCCAAGCTAGAACTGGATGGCAACGGCAACATAAAAATTATTGATATGTCGGTACGCCAGATGGCGAACATTAAGGTAGGGGGTCGGCTTGGCATCGGTACTACCTCTCCGGCAAGCAAACTGACTGTTGCTGCATCACTTCAAGATGGTGAGTCGCATATCATGCAGAATGTTGCCAATAGCGGTATAACCATAGAATGCCCTAATGAAATATTGGATAAGTATATGCCTGGTCTCGTTTGGAGAACGACAGATAAAAATGCAACAAAACCCAAGGGCGGTATTTGGTTGAGTGAACACTTTAATGGAAGCAAGCTTTACTTGGGAACGAGCAATAATTGGACGACCGGCATTACCAACAAAGCGCTCACCATTAATCATGATGGCAACGTCGGCATTGGTACAACCGATCCCGGTAATTATCGGTTAAAAGTGGCAGGTACTCTAAACGTTACTGGTGATGTCAGCATCGATGCTTCATCCAGTCTTTCTTTTGGCAGTACAACCCGTCAGATGATTAACTTGTTTAGCTCAGGTTATGGTATTGGCGTTCAGGCCAATACCCAGTATTTTCGCACGAACCAAAATTTCGCCTGGTACAAAGGCGGTGCTCATAACGATACTCAGCTTGACCCTGGTAAAAACGGTACCGTTCAAATGGTGATTAAAGACGGCAACGTCGGCATCGGTACAACTGAACCCCTGAGTGCCTTGTCGGTAGTGGGAGGATTGGCTGTTGGCGGCACATACGCCAAAACGAATGCCGCGCCTGCGGACGGCTTATTGGTGGAAGGTAGTGTCGGTATAGGAATTTCATCTCCGAAAAAACGTTTGCATATAGAAAGCGGTGAACTCCGAATCAAAGCCAGTCATAACGAAACTACAGCAGATATTGCCGCGTTCTATGCCAATAATTTAGCCCAAGGTATCGGTATCGGTTATAACCGAATCCAAGCGATTGGGAACAATAAGGACCAAGATATTTTGCTCGAACCTAAAGGAACTGGCAGCGTCAGTATTGGAACTTCAAGCGCACTCTCTTTTGGCAGCACAACCCGGCAGATGATTAATTTGTGGAAATCAGGTTATGGCATTGGCGTCCAGGACTATACCCAGTATTTTCGCACGGAACAAAATTTCGCCTGGTACAAAGGCGGTGCTCATAACGACGGTCAGCTCGACCCTGGTAAAAACGGTACCGTTCAAATGGTGATTAAAGACGGCAACGTCGGTATTGGTACAACAGATCCCGGAAGTTTGAAACTGAAAGTAGAAGGTGATGCCTATATTACCGGTAAGCTCTGGGCGACTACACAATTATTTCATTGGGCAGATGGCGGTTGGAGGGCATTGGATAATAAAGCGGGAAATATGACGGGTAATGTACCAAATCAGTCAGCCCCATCCGATCTTCGTTTTAAAACCGACTTTCGACCGATCCTAAGCGCGCTTGATAAGGTGTTGAAGCTTCATGGCAAGTACTATAGATGGGGAGAAGAAGGACTTAATTTTTTTACCCGAAACATTTCAAAAGGCCTGATTGCAGGACCAAATGCCACCGAGGAAGATAACCAAAAACTATGGGAAACAGAACGACTGAAAGCCTATAAAGCCTTGTCAGGTGATCAAATAGGTTTGATCGCCCAAGACTTAGAAACCGTTGTTCCGGAATTGGTAACTGAAGACGAAGAAGGTTATAAGTACATCGATTACCAGCATCTAATCGCCTTACTGGTCGAAGCGATCAAAGAACAAAATGAACAGATAAAGGCTTTGGCGCTTAAAGTTGCTTCTTGA
- a CDS encoding phage tail protein: MDQPVTPVPSSLMNYLPGIYREDPFLGRFLFAFEQVLLGVNVDYTLELISVKALEELPKKGVASKFIVAIVNNDALYIRVFSANGMQIVDKAETRLTPGNDLTWLKKQVVDSTSKFATLSAEQKAQIIKVAAQVANFPLQVMTLHGIEERIATIHNLFNPAETPSEFLPWLASWVAFAIWADISEEKQRGFIANMMRFYRWRGTKKNLKELFVFYVGIESPLTFLNVDEPHYFKVLLNLSEIVKSVVSEGEKQQILQRQIEIAHALIHLEKPAHTYYDLELTFPSFRIGKRQGTKKTQFFTQVGKNTRLGAWDSGEDNNGK, from the coding sequence ATGGACCAGCCAGTTACCCCAGTACCCAGCAGTTTAATGAACTACCTACCCGGTATATATCGTGAAGATCCATTTCTGGGCAGATTTTTGTTTGCGTTTGAGCAGGTATTATTAGGCGTAAATGTAGATTACACCCTAGAGCTAATCTCAGTTAAAGCGCTAGAAGAGCTACCTAAAAAAGGTGTAGCAAGTAAGTTTATTGTTGCCATCGTAAATAATGATGCTCTATATATCCGTGTTTTTTCTGCCAATGGAATGCAGATCGTTGATAAAGCAGAAACTCGGTTGACTCCAGGAAACGATTTAACTTGGCTTAAGAAGCAAGTTGTCGATAGCACCTCAAAATTCGCAACATTATCAGCAGAACAAAAAGCGCAAATTATTAAAGTGGCAGCGCAAGTCGCTAATTTTCCGCTGCAAGTCATGACGCTGCATGGCATAGAAGAACGTATTGCAACCATCCACAATCTGTTCAATCCGGCAGAAACCCCGTCTGAGTTCCTCCCTTGGTTGGCCAGTTGGGTCGCATTCGCTATTTGGGCTGACATCAGCGAGGAAAAACAGCGTGGCTTCATTGCTAATATGATGAGGTTTTACCGCTGGCGGGGCACGAAAAAAAATCTGAAGGAATTGTTTGTTTTTTATGTCGGTATCGAATCGCCACTGACATTTTTAAATGTAGATGAACCGCATTATTTCAAAGTGCTGCTGAATTTGTCAGAGATAGTAAAAAGCGTTGTATCCGAAGGTGAAAAACAGCAGATATTACAACGGCAGATTGAGATTGCGCACGCCCTTATCCATTTGGAAAAGCCGGCGCATACATATTATGACCTCGAATTAACCTTTCCGAGTTTTCGGATTGGTAAGCGACAAGGAACTAAAAAAACTCAATTTTTTACCCAGGTTGGAAAAAATACCCGCCTGGGAGCATGGGACAGTGGAGAGGATAACAATGGCAAATGA